The Acidobacteriota bacterium sequence GCCGGCTCATCGAAACCCAGAAAACAATCTCCGAAGATCCCCGCGTCACGGCGGTTTATGATGTGACCGGGGATTGGGATTCGCTGATCGTCGGGCGTTTCGACGGCCGCGAAGATCTGAATGCGTTTCTGAAAAATCTTCTGGCGGTGCCCTGTGTCGAGCGGACCGTGACCCATATCGTCCTGAATGTCGTCAAGGAAGATCCCCGCGTCTTCATTCCCGACGCCGTGCGCCGTTCTTGACAGATTTCCAGGATGTGACATAATCAATTTTTTAACGCGTTTTGATTTCCGGAGTAAGGAGATTCCTATGGCTAAAGAGGTTCATTCGTCCATCGGCCATCACTATATCGTGGAAGCTTCCGGCTGTGATCCGAATATCATCGGAAGCGTCGAGAAGGTTCAGCAAATCCTGGTCAAGGCGGCGGAAATCGCCGGAGCCCAGGTCTGGGCCATTTCTTTCAGCCGTTTTCCTCCCAACGGCGTCAGCGGAGTCGTCGTGATTTCCGAATCTCATATCTCGACGCACACCTGGCCGGAAATGGGCTATGGGGCTCTGGATATTTACACCTGCGGAAGCCATGTCGATCCGGAAAAAGCCGTCATCTACGCCATTGAAGCTTTCGGCGCAACGACCTCCCATATCACGGAAATCACCCGGGGCATCGATGAGGGGGACGCCCTGTTCTTCCACAGCTTCGTGACCTGGGAAGAACGCCTGAAGAAAAACAACGGCAGGAAAAAAGAGGAATCCGCGATATGATCGTCGAATTCAGCATCATTCCGATAGGCCGCGGCGAGGAGCTGGCCGGATATGTGGCCGAAATGCTCGATCTTGTGGATGGAAGCGGTCTACCCTACAGGTTGACGGCCATGGGGACCATCCTTGAAGGCGATTGGGACGCCGTCATCCCTCTCATCAAGGCCTGCCACGAAAAAATGATGGCTCACGGTTCTCGCGTTCTCACCCGCATTTCCATCGACGACCGCCGGGGAGCATCGAATCGCATCGAAGGCAAAGTGGCCGACGTCGAGAAAGTTTTGGGCCGCGATCTCAAAAAGTAAAAAAAAATTTACACAATCCTGAATGGGGACGGTTTTTTAGAGGGGGGATAACGCGAATTGGCCATTGGCATAAATCGTGCTGTATAATAGTCTTGCAGCCGGATTAAACGGGAACATGTTGCAGGTTTATTTTCGAATCTCTCTGATGGCCATCCTTTTGGTGACCTCTGTCGCGGCCGGACCCGGCCCGGATGAAAAAACCCTGGATCTGTTTCTTGACGGGATCATCAAACGTCTCGAAGAGAAAGACATCGCCGGATACCTGGCGTTTCTCACTCCCGATCTCCGGGACTCCGAAAACGCCGCCGTCCGAAGCTATTTCGACGTCTTCGAAATGGATCGCTTGACTCTCCGAATGTCGGGACGGGGATCGGACGAAACCGGCCGTCCGGTCGTTTTTCTTCAGGCCTTTTTTCAAAACGAACATGCCGTGATCGCCGAAAACTGGAAGTTTTTTATGGAACGCCTCGATGGGCGCTGGCGGATTATCCGCCGGGAACCTTCCGGATCTGTGGCCAACCTTTACAAGCTCCAAATCCCCTCCGGACGGTACGGGCGAAGCTCTCGCGTGGAGATCGAACACCGCGACATCAAGATCGTTTTTGAGGAGGCCGCCGTCTTTTTCGACAATATCCCTCATCTCGATACGGCGCTTGTCGTTCTAGGCAAGGGACATTTGACATTCCAGCCGTCCGACGACATCGAGAAACACCAACTCGAGTTGATGTACGGACGCCCCATTCTCGAAGACACCCTGGACCACGTGTTTCTGAGATGTTCGAATCATTTTTTCTTGACGAGAGTCACGATCCGGGACTTTGAGGACGATCCCCGGGTCGCCGTTTCCGAAACCGAAAAAAAATCGGCGGCCGCCGTGTTCTCGCGCAATTACGGACGATCCTTCACGATCGAAAGCCCCATGGATCAAGGCCTTTTATCGTTCCTTCCCCAGGGCGATGAAGCCGTTTTTGATTTTCGGGGTCGAAAAACCGGGCTGATGACCTATATCTATCATCCGTTTTCCGAGGAAGAAATCAGCCTGTTTGATCGCACCAAAAACAGAATCGTCAACATGTATTCGCCGCGCCGGGCCGACGAGGAACGGCTTCCCCGCATGTTCGTCAGTTTCGGCGAAAAGTTCGATGTTCGGCATTACGACCTTGATGTCGATTACAACCCGGAATCCTCATCCCTGTCGGCGAAGGCGCGCATCCGGATCGCCTCCCGGGTCGAAGCGCTCG is a genomic window containing:
- a CDS encoding Lrp/AsnC family transcriptional regulator; the encoded protein is MAVYMDRKILAILNSNARKSFREIAKDIGISTTAVINAVKRMEKAGAIRGYIPLADPEFFGSGLTAIVAVRISGGRLIETQKTISEDPRVTAVYDVTGDWDSLIVGRFDGREDLNAFLKNLLAVPCVERTVTHIVLNVVKEDPRVFIPDAVRRS
- the speD gene encoding adenosylmethionine decarboxylase, translated to MAKEVHSSIGHHYIVEASGCDPNIIGSVEKVQQILVKAAEIAGAQVWAISFSRFPPNGVSGVVVISESHISTHTWPEMGYGALDIYTCGSHVDPEKAVIYAIEAFGATTSHITEITRGIDEGDALFFHSFVTWEERLKKNNGRKKEESAI
- a CDS encoding MTH1187 family thiamine-binding protein, translating into MIVEFSIIPIGRGEELAGYVAEMLDLVDGSGLPYRLTAMGTILEGDWDAVIPLIKACHEKMMAHGSRVLTRISIDDRRGASNRIEGKVADVEKVLGRDLKK